The following coding sequences are from one Fibrobacter sp. UBA4297 window:
- a CDS encoding transporter substrate-binding domain-containing protein has protein sequence MSRLPATLFILFGAFFAICTGCKGFTKEPLASISQANTSNYTIGVEEISDLQNIISTKVPKARIKTYPDLITAYFALQVGDIDVLAYNETVLHHTFNDSMSGLTVIENDIAATEEFVIGMNKHSAIPDLKGIINRLIDSLNAAGSLNELNEHWNNNVNKISLIPAKEFESEQVLRIATSADVPPFSFTSDNQIVGIDMDIAKLLGEKLNIKTSIIKKDRNKLITALKKNEADLIISAFNKNERFQDDIDFSKPYYIAKSTFVVRNDFNKEPTLSKVPKMTYLEPKKPDEIYKLSDLSGKFVGVQTGTTLDEQVQQFIKLPRIQYFTNIPEMTKALDNRDIDGIAVDYSVAESILRHHSDFSILKDRLNKDEFGIAMGKNSPLKASIDSCISILQKKGEIQKIKDKWSKNKAAVRVMKQDWVGSDTLIVGTEALYAPYEFYQWGELSGIDIDIMYTIGKMLNKNIKFADMNFDVLIPSLVNEKTDLCIAAISITEERSNSIDFSIPYDKNESVIVVHTPKHSIEKIGDSTGVLSHIFQKIQELFD, from the coding sequence ATTTTTTGCCATTTGCACTGGTTGTAAAGGTTTTACCAAGGAACCCCTAGCTTCGATTTCCCAAGCCAATACATCTAACTACACCATCGGGGTCGAAGAAATCTCCGACTTGCAAAACATCATCAGCACGAAGGTTCCCAAAGCAAGAATCAAGACCTACCCGGACCTGATAACCGCCTACTTTGCCCTCCAGGTGGGCGACATCGACGTTCTCGCTTACAACGAGACAGTCCTCCACCACACCTTCAACGACAGCATGAGCGGTCTTACCGTTATCGAAAATGATATCGCCGCCACCGAAGAGTTCGTCATCGGCATGAACAAGCATAGCGCCATCCCGGACTTGAAAGGCATCATCAACAGGCTTATCGACAGCCTGAACGCCGCCGGCTCGCTCAACGAACTCAACGAGCACTGGAACAACAACGTAAACAAGATTTCGCTCATTCCCGCAAAGGAATTCGAGTCCGAACAAGTTTTAAGGATTGCAACATCCGCCGATGTTCCGCCATTCTCCTTCACAAGCGACAATCAAATCGTCGGCATCGACATGGACATTGCTAAACTGCTCGGAGAGAAACTGAACATCAAGACATCAATCATCAAAAAGGACCGGAACAAGCTAATCACCGCCCTCAAGAAGAACGAAGCAGACCTTATCATCTCGGCATTCAACAAAAACGAACGGTTCCAGGACGACATAGATTTTTCAAAACCATACTACATTGCTAAGTCGACCTTTGTCGTTCGCAACGATTTCAATAAGGAACCGACTTTGAGCAAGGTTCCAAAAATGACTTACCTTGAACCCAAGAAGCCTGACGAAATTTACAAGTTGTCCGATTTGTCCGGTAAATTTGTCGGGGTTCAAACAGGCACAACCCTCGACGAGCAGGTCCAGCAGTTCATCAAGCTCCCGCGCATCCAGTACTTCACAAACATTCCCGAAATGACAAAAGCATTGGACAATCGCGATATCGACGGAATCGCTGTAGACTATTCCGTTGCCGAATCAATTCTCAGACACCATTCAGATTTCTCGATTCTCAAAGACCGCTTGAACAAGGACGAATTCGGCATCGCCATGGGCAAGAACAGCCCGCTCAAAGCAAGCATCGACTCCTGTATTAGCATTCTGCAAAAGAAAGGCGAAATCCAGAAGATTAAGGACAAGTGGTCCAAGAACAAGGCCGCCGTCAGGGTGATGAAGCAGGACTGGGTCGGCAGCGACACGCTTATCGTCGGAACAGAAGCGCTCTACGCCCCTTACGAATTTTACCAGTGGGGCGAACTTTCGGGCATCGATATCGACATCATGTACACAATCGGCAAGATGCTGAACAAGAACATCAAGTTTGCGGACATGAACTTTGACGTGCTTATCCCGTCTCTCGTGAACGAAAAGACCGACCTCTGCATCGCAGCCATCAGCATTACCGAAGAACGCAGCAATTCTATAGATTTCTCGATTCCATACGACAAGAACGAATCCGTGATTGTCGTGCACACGCCAAAGCATTCCATCGAAAAAATCGGCGACTCTACCGGTGTCTTAAGCCATATATTCCAGAAAATTCAAGAATTATTTGATTAA